A section of the Engystomops pustulosus chromosome 3, aEngPut4.maternal, whole genome shotgun sequence genome encodes:
- the UTS2B gene encoding urotensin-2B, whose amino-acid sequence MLHKAASVHLCLGTLTFLFMISMQTAEGKPYLLQENELYPDKDVNHQDMLLTLLLNKHLPVRRPSNFEMDLESKLEQLEQLEKLKEQLLEEKSGDIPYAIDRLPQASHPNKRACFWKYCV is encoded by the exons ATGTTGCACAAAGCTGCATCTGTACATCTCTGTCTTGGGACTTTAACTTTCCTGTTCATGATCTCCATGCAGACTGCAGAAGGAAAACCTTATCTATTGCAAG AAAATGAACTTTATCCAGATAAAGATGTGAATCACCAAGATATGCTCCTGACGCTTCTCCTCAATAAACACTTGCCTGTTAGGAGACCCTCAAATTTTG AGATGGATCTGGAGAGCAAATTGGAACAGCTGGAGCAG ctagAAAAATTGAAGGAACAACTTCTAGAAGAGAAGTCTGGTGACATACCATATGCCATTGACAGGCTCCCACAAGCTTCACATCCAAACAAACGAG CCTGCTTCTGGAAATACTGTGTGTGA